In Equus caballus isolate H_3958 breed thoroughbred chromosome 7, TB-T2T, whole genome shotgun sequence, one DNA window encodes the following:
- the PLEKHJ1 gene encoding pleckstrin homology domain-containing family J member 1 → MRYNEKELQALSRQPAELAAELGMRGPKKGSVVKRRLVKLVVNFLFYFRTDEAEPVGALLLEHCKVAQEEPSGFSISFVEDPERKYRFECHSEEQCQEWIGALRRASYEFMRRSLIFYRNEIQKVTGKDPLEQFGISEEARFQLSGLQA, encoded by the exons ATGCGCTACAACGAGAAGGAGCTGCAGGCGCTGTCCCGGCAGCCGGCCGAGCTGGCAGCCGAGCTGGGCATGCGGGGCCCCAAGAAGGGCAGCG TGGTGAAGCGGCGGCTGGTGAAGCTGGTGGTCAACTTCCTCTTCTACTTCCGGACGGACGAGGCCGAG CCCGTCGGAGCCTTGCTGCTGGAGCACTGCAAAGTCGCCCAGGAAGAGCCCAGCGGCTTCTCCATCA GCTTCGTCGAGGACCCGGAGAGGAAGTACCGCTTTGAGTGCCACAGCGAGGAGCAGTGTCAGGAGTGGATAGGGGCTCTCCGTCGAGCCAG CTACGAGTTCATGCGGAGGAGCCTCATCTTCTACAGGAATGAGATCCAGAAGGTGACCGGCAAG GACCCCCTGGAGCAGTTCGGCATATCGGAGGAGGCCAGGTTCCAGCTGAGCGGTTTGCAGGCCTGA
- the SF3A2 gene encoding splicing factor 3A subunit 2, with amino-acid sequence MDFQHRPGGKTGSGGVASSSESNRDRRERLRQLALETIDINKDPYFMKNHLGSYECKLCLTLHNNEGSYLAHTQGKKHQTNLARRAAKEAKEAPAQPAPEKVKVEVKKFVKIGRPGYKVTKQRDTEMGQQSLLFQIDYPEIAEGIMPRHRFMSAYEQRIEPPDRRWQYLLMAAEPYETIAFKVPSREIDKAEGKFWTHWNRETKQFFLQFHFKMEKPPAPPSLPAGPPGVKRPPPPLMNGLPPRPPLPESLPPPPPGGLPLPPMPPSGPAPSGPPGPPQLPPPAPGVHPPAPVVHPPASGVHPPAPGVHPPAPVVHPPASGVHPPAPGVHPPAPGVHPPAPGVHPPAPGVHPPPSAGVHPPAPGVHPPAPAVHPQAPGVHPAAPGVHPPAPGIHPQPPGVHPPPPGVHPPAPGVHPQPPGVHPSNPGVHPPTPMPPMLRPPLPSEGPGSIPPPPPAN; translated from the exons ATGGACTTCCAGCATCGCCCCGGGGGCAAGACCGGGAGCGGGGGCGTGGCCTCCTCCTCCGAGAGCAACCGCGACCGCAGGGAGCGCCTCCGGCAGCTGGCGCTGGAGACCATTGACATCAACAAG GACCCCTACTTCATGAAAAACCACCTGGGCTCGTACGAGTGCAAGCTGTGCCTGACGCTCCACAACAATGAG GGCAGTTACCTCGCGCACACCCAGGGCAAGAAGCATCAGACCAACTT GGCCCGGCGAGCAGCCAAGGAGGCCAAGGAGGCCCCCGCCCAGCCGGCGCCGGAGAAGGTCAAGGTGGAGGTGAAGAAGTTTGTGAAGATCGGCCGCCCGGGCTACAAAG TGACCAAGCAGAGGGACACGGAGATGGGCCAGCAGAGCCTCCTCTTCCAG ATTGACTACCCAGAGATCGCCGAGGGCATCATGCCACGCCACCGCTTCATGTCCGCCTACGAGCAGAGGATCGAGCCTCCGGACCGGCGCTGGCAGTACCTGCTGATGGCCGCCGAGCCCTACGAGACCATCGCCTTCAAG GTGCCCAGCAGGGAGATTGACAAGGCTGAAGGCAAGTTTTGGACTCACTGGAACCGGGAGACCAAGCAG ttttttctccagttccaCTTTAAGATGGAGAAGCCACCGGCACCGCCGAGCCTCCCGGCCGGGCCTCCTGGAGTGAAGCGGCCCCCGCCCCCGCTGATGAATGGCTTGCCCCCTCGGCCACCACTGCCTGAGtccttgcccccacccccacccggaGGCCTGCCTCTGCCACCCATGCCGCCTAGTGGGCCTGCACCTTCGGGCCCCCCGGGCCCCCCCCAGCTGCCCCCGCCAGCCCCCGGGGTCCACCCCCCAGCACCCGTGGTCCACCCCCCAGCATCTGGGGTCCACCCACCAGCCCCCGGGGTCCACCCGCCGGCACCCGTGGTCCACCCCCCAGCATCTGGGGTCCACCCTCCTGCTCCCGGGGTCCACCCTCCGGCCCCAGGAGTCCACCCTCCGGCCCCAGGGGTCCACCCACCGGCCCCAGGAGTCCATCCTCCCCCATCTGCTGGGgtccaccccccagcccccgggGTGCACCCACCAGCTCCTGCGGTCCACCCCCAGGCCCCGGGGGTCCATCCAGCAGCTCCTGGGGtccaccccccagccccagggatccacccccagcctcctggggTCCACCCTCCCCCTCCTGGGGTCCATCCTCCAGCTCCTGGGgtccacccccagcctcctggaGTTCACCCCTCCAATCCCGGGGTCCACCCCCCAACTCCCATGCCCCCAATGCTGAGGCCCCCACTGCCCTCCGAAGGTCCTGGGAgcattcctccccctccccctgccaacTGA
- the AMH gene encoding muellerian-inhibiting factor precursor (The RefSeq protein has 1 substitution compared to this genomic sequence) — translation MRAPSLSWLALVLSAVGALLRAGTPGEEVSSTPALPGEPATGTGGLIFHQDWDWPPGSPQEPLGCLVTLDEGGNQSSAPLRVAGALSGYEQAFLEAVQRTHWSPRDLPTFGVCSPADRQAAVPSLQRLQAWLGAPWGQRLVVLHLEEVMWEPTPSLRFQEPPSGGANPLEPALLVLYAGPGPEVTVTGAGLPGAQSLCPSPDTRYLALAVDHPARAWRHPGLILTLQPRGDGAPLSTAQLQTLLFGADPRCFTRMTPALFLLQRPGPAPMPAHGRLDTVPFPPARPSPEPEEPRPSADPFLETLTRLVRALRGPPTPASPPRLALDPGALASFPQGLVNLSDPAALERLLDGEEPLLLLLPPTAAAAGDPAPLPDPASAPWAAGLARRVAAELQAAAAELRSLPGLPPAAEPLLARLLALCPGDAEDQGGPGGPLRALLLLKALQGLRAEWRGRERSGPGRAQRNAGAGAADGPCALRELRVDLRAERSVLIPETYQANNCQGACGWPQSDRNPRYGNHVVLLLKMQARGAALARAPCCVPTAYAGKLLISLSEERISAHHVPNMVATECGCR, via the exons ATGCGGGCTCCGTCTCTCTCGTGGCTGGCGCTTGTGCTGTCAGCTGTGGGGGCTCTGCTGAGGGCCGGGACCCCCGGAGAAGAGGTCTCCAGCACCCCAGCTTTGCCTGGGGAGCCAGCCACAGGCACCGGGGGCCTCATCTTCCACCAGGACTGGGACTGGCCGCCAGGCAGCCCCCAAGAACCCCTGGGGTGCTTGGTGACGCTGGACGAGGGTGGCAACCAGAGCAGCGCCCCGCTGCGGGTGGCGGGGGCCCTGAGCGGCTACGAGCAGGCCTTCCTGGAGGCCGTGCAGCGCACCCACTGGAGCCCCCGCGACCTGCCCACCTTCGGGGTCTGCTCCCCTGCCGACCGGCAGGCGGCCGTACCATCTCTGCAGCGCCTGCAGGCCTGGCTGGGGGCACCCTGGGGGCAGCGGCTGGTGGTCCTGCACCTGGAGGAAG TGATGTGGGAGCCGACGCCCTCGCTGAGGTTCCAGGAGCCCCCATCTGGAGGAGCCAGCCCCCTGGAGCCAGCGCTGCTGGTGCTGTACGCCGGGCCCGGCCCTGAGGTCACTGTCACGGGGGCCGGGCTGCCGGGGGCCCAG AGCCTCTGCCCGTCCCCGGACACCCGCTACCTGGCGCTGGCCGTCGACCACCCAGCACGGGCCTGGCGCCACCCTGGGCTCATCCTGACCCTGCAGCCTCGCGGAGACG GTGCCCCCCTGAGCACGGCCCAGCTGCAGACGCTGCTGTTCGGCGCCGACCCCCGCTGCTTCACGCGGATGACCCCCGCCCTGTTCCTGCTGCAGCGGCCGGGGCCCGCGCCCATGCCCGCGCACGGCCGACTCGACACGGTGCCCTTCCCGCCAGCCAG GCCGTCCCCGGAGCCCGAGGAGCCGCGGCCCAGCGCCGACCCCTTCCTGGAGACGCTCACGCGCCTGGTGCGCGCGCTGCGGGGGCCCCCGACTCCGGCCTCGCCGCCACGCCTGGCCCTGGACCCGGGCGCGCTGGCCAGCTTCCCGCAGGGCCTGGTCAACCTGTCGGACCCCGCGGCGCTGGAGCGCCTGCTCGACGGCgaggagccgctgctgctgctgctgccgcccaCCGCGGCCGCTGCCGGGGACCCCGCGCCATTGCCGGACCCCGCGTCGGCGCCCTGGGCCGCGGGCCTGGCGCGCCGCGTGGCCGCCGAGCTGCAGGCGGCGGCGGCCGAGCTGCGCAGCCTCCCGGGGCTGCCCCCCGCCGCAGAGCCGCTGCTGGCGCGCCTGCTCGCACTGTGCCCGGGGGACGCCGAGGACCAGGGCGGCCCGGGCGGCCCGCTGCGCGCGCTGCTGCTGCTGAAGGCGCTGCAAGGCCTGCGCGCCGAGTGGCGCGGGCGCGAGCGGAGCGGGCCCGGGCGGGCGCAGCGCAACGCGGGGGCCGGGGCCGCCGACGGGCCGTGCGCGCTGCGCGAGCTGCGCGTGGACTTGCGCGCCGAGCGCTCCGTGCTCATCCCCGAGACGTACCAGGCCAACAACTGCCAGGGCGCGTGCGGCTGGCCGCAGTCGGACCGCAACCCGCGCTACGGCAACCACGTGGTGCTGCTGCTAAAGATGCAGGCCCGCGGCGCCGCCCTGGCGCGCGCGCCCTGCTGCGTGCCCACTGCCTACGCGGGCAAGCTGCTCATCAGCCTGTCCGAGGAGCGCATCAGCGCGCACCACGTGCCCAACATGGTGGCCACCGAGTGCGGCTGCCGGTGA
- the JSRP1 gene encoding junctional sarcoplasmic reticulum protein 1 isoform X1 produces MTTRAVEELDGGLGSCQPSEDLPTLAELCPGQPPEDRARAATPRLADSGGWPHDSREAAAEGSPEGKVDARPKKTEKEPVAKEAPGPGKEKLKAAPRSPARKKAQSAPPPQPPPPPPALSEELPWGDLSLNKCLVLASLVALLGSALQLCRDAVAGEAVAPAPVPEPWVPPGSAPKEPASPLPKPVAWAPPSGPPAPQVEAERPGVPVSREAAEQDEGEPAEERAAVADRGSKERPRKQRARKERARKEKRPRKERPQKEERPRAAREPRGALPRRWEARDAGRRPWARDSGHPEHGKRPAWASPRRPNEEDRPPGRQKARAGKGRD; encoded by the exons ATGACAACCAGGGCCGTGGAGGAGCTGGACGGTGGCCTTGGCAGCTGCCAGCCGAGCGAGGACCTCCCCACGCTGGCTGAGCTCTGCCCAGGCCAGCCCCCCGAGGACCGGGCTCGAG CAGCGACGCCCAGGCTGGCCGACTCCGGCGGCTGGCCCCAC GACTCCCGGGAGGCAGCAGCTGAGGGCAGCCCAGAAGGCAAAGTGGATGCCAGGcccaagaagacagaaaaggagcCTGTGGCCAAAGAGGCCCCAGGACCCGGGAAGGAGAAGCTGAAAGCAG CCCCCCGGAGCCCCGCGCGCAAGAAGGCGCAGAGTGCGCCGCccccgcagccgccgccgccgccgccggccctgAGCGAGGAGCTGCCCTGGGGGGACCTGTCGCTCAACAAGTGCCTGGTGCTCGCGTCCCTCGTGGCGCTGCTGGGCTCGGCTCTCCAGCTGTGCCGCG ACGCCGTGGCTGGGGAGGCGGTCGCCCCTGCGCCTGTCCCTGAGCCGTGGGTCCCGCCGGGCTCGGCCCCCAAGGAGCCAGCGTCGCCCTTG CCGAAGCCCGTGGCCTGGGCGCCCCCATCGGGGCCGCCTGCGCcccaggtggaggcagagaggccCGGGGTTCCCGTGAGCAGGGAGGCTGCCGAGCAGGACGAAGGTGAGCCTGCGGAGGAGCGCGCAGCCGTCGCCGACCGAGGGTCCAAGGagaggccacggaagcagagggCGCGGAAGGAGAGAGCGCGGAAGGAGAAGAGGCCGCGGAAGGAGAGGCCGCAGAAAGAGGAGAGGCCACGCGCCGCCAGGGAGCCCCGGGGAGCCCTACCCCGGCGCTGGGAGGCACGTGACGCCGGCCGTCGGCCATGGGCGCGGGACTCCGGACACCCCGAGCACGGGAAGAGGCCGGCCTGGGCCTCCCCACGGCGCCCCAACGAGGAGGACCGGCCTCCGGGCCGCCAGAAGGCCCGCGCGGGCAAGGGGCGGGACTGA
- the JSRP1 gene encoding junctional sarcoplasmic reticulum protein 1 isoform X2, with the protein MTTRAVEELDGGLGSCQPSEDLPTLAELCPGQPPEDRARATPRLADSGGWPHDSREAAAEGSPEGKVDARPKKTEKEPVAKEAPGPGKEKLKAAPRSPARKKAQSAPPPQPPPPPPALSEELPWGDLSLNKCLVLASLVALLGSALQLCRDAVAGEAVAPAPVPEPWVPPGSAPKEPASPLPKPVAWAPPSGPPAPQVEAERPGVPVSREAAEQDEGEPAEERAAVADRGSKERPRKQRARKERARKEKRPRKERPQKEERPRAAREPRGALPRRWEARDAGRRPWARDSGHPEHGKRPAWASPRRPNEEDRPPGRQKARAGKGRD; encoded by the exons ATGACAACCAGGGCCGTGGAGGAGCTGGACGGTGGCCTTGGCAGCTGCCAGCCGAGCGAGGACCTCCCCACGCTGGCTGAGCTCTGCCCAGGCCAGCCCCCCGAGGACCGGGCTCGAG CGACGCCCAGGCTGGCCGACTCCGGCGGCTGGCCCCAC GACTCCCGGGAGGCAGCAGCTGAGGGCAGCCCAGAAGGCAAAGTGGATGCCAGGcccaagaagacagaaaaggagcCTGTGGCCAAAGAGGCCCCAGGACCCGGGAAGGAGAAGCTGAAAGCAG CCCCCCGGAGCCCCGCGCGCAAGAAGGCGCAGAGTGCGCCGCccccgcagccgccgccgccgccgccggccctgAGCGAGGAGCTGCCCTGGGGGGACCTGTCGCTCAACAAGTGCCTGGTGCTCGCGTCCCTCGTGGCGCTGCTGGGCTCGGCTCTCCAGCTGTGCCGCG ACGCCGTGGCTGGGGAGGCGGTCGCCCCTGCGCCTGTCCCTGAGCCGTGGGTCCCGCCGGGCTCGGCCCCCAAGGAGCCAGCGTCGCCCTTG CCGAAGCCCGTGGCCTGGGCGCCCCCATCGGGGCCGCCTGCGCcccaggtggaggcagagaggccCGGGGTTCCCGTGAGCAGGGAGGCTGCCGAGCAGGACGAAGGTGAGCCTGCGGAGGAGCGCGCAGCCGTCGCCGACCGAGGGTCCAAGGagaggccacggaagcagagggCGCGGAAGGAGAGAGCGCGGAAGGAGAAGAGGCCGCGGAAGGAGAGGCCGCAGAAAGAGGAGAGGCCACGCGCCGCCAGGGAGCCCCGGGGAGCCCTACCCCGGCGCTGGGAGGCACGTGACGCCGGCCGTCGGCCATGGGCGCGGGACTCCGGACACCCCGAGCACGGGAAGAGGCCGGCCTGGGCCTCCCCACGGCGCCCCAACGAGGAGGACCGGCCTCCGGGCCGCCAGAAGGCCCGCGCGGGCAAGGGGCGGGACTGA